The Peribacillus sp. FSL E2-0218 genome contains a region encoding:
- the trmD gene encoding tRNA (guanosine(37)-N1)-methyltransferase TrmD: MKIDVLSLFPEMFEGVFGSSILKKASEKQAVSYKVTNFRDYADNKHSTVDDYPYGGGAGMVLKAQPIFDAVEALKGQAEQNPRVVLLCPQGERYSQKKAEELAKEEHLIFICGHYEGYDERIREHVVTDEISIGDFVLTGGELGAMVIIDSVVRLLPGVLGNVDSPILDSYSSGLLEHPHYTRPADFRGMKVPDPLISGNHKKIDEWRMKESLRRTWTRRPDLLESYELSDLEKKLLSEIQKED, from the coding sequence ATGAAAATCGATGTACTTTCGCTTTTTCCGGAAATGTTCGAAGGCGTGTTCGGCTCGTCGATTCTAAAAAAGGCTTCCGAAAAGCAGGCTGTCAGTTATAAGGTGACCAATTTCCGGGATTATGCCGATAATAAGCATTCGACGGTGGATGATTATCCTTATGGCGGAGGTGCCGGGATGGTGTTGAAGGCACAACCGATTTTTGATGCCGTGGAAGCTCTTAAAGGACAAGCTGAACAAAACCCCCGGGTGGTCCTGCTTTGTCCCCAGGGAGAGCGTTATTCGCAGAAAAAAGCTGAAGAGCTCGCTAAAGAAGAACATCTCATTTTCATATGTGGACATTATGAAGGATATGATGAGCGCATTCGTGAGCATGTCGTAACGGATGAAATATCAATCGGTGACTTTGTGCTTACAGGTGGGGAACTGGGCGCGATGGTCATTATTGACAGCGTGGTCCGCCTGCTGCCTGGTGTTTTAGGAAATGTAGACTCCCCGATCCTTGATTCCTACTCTTCTGGTTTGTTAGAGCATCCCCATTATACTAGACCTGCAGATTTCCGGGGAATGAAAGTGCCCGATCCGCTCATATCCGGAAATCACAAAAAAATCGATGAATGGCGGATGAAGGAATCACTGCGCAGAACGTGGACGCGGCGTCCCGATTTGCTCGAGAGTTATGAACTTTCGGATCTTGAGAAAAAATTATTGTCCGAGATTCAAAAAGAAGACTGA
- the rplS gene encoding 50S ribosomal protein L19: protein MQNIINEITKEQLRSDLPSFRPGDTVRVHVKVIEGTRERIQLFEGVVIKRRGGGVSETFTVRKISYGVGVERAFPVHTPKIAKLEVIRHGKVRRAKLYYLRELRGKKARIKEIRR, encoded by the coding sequence ATGCAAAACATTATTAACGAAATTACAAAAGAACAACTTCGCTCAGATCTTCCATCATTCAGACCTGGTGACACAGTACGTGTACACGTAAAGGTTATTGAAGGAACTCGCGAACGTATCCAGTTGTTTGAAGGCGTTGTAATCAAACGTCGTGGCGGCGGAGTCAGTGAAACTTTCACAGTTCGTAAGATCTCTTACGGCGTTGGAGTTGAACGTGCTTTCCCTGTTCACACACCAAAAATTGCAAAACTAGAAGTTATCCGTCACGGTAAAGTACGTCGTGCGAAACTTTATTACCTACGCGAACTTCGTGGTAAAAAAGCACGTATTAAAGAAATTCGTCGTTAA
- the lepB gene encoding signal peptidase I → MAKKKNELWEWTKAVIIAVIAATLIRYFLLAPIVVDGNSMMPTLKDTDRMIINKISYSIGEPKRFDIIVFHAPEGKDYIKRVIGLPGEKVEYKNDTLYVNGKAYAEPYLDENKKKLIDGGALTEPFTLSEVIGRETVPKGHLFVLGDNRRLSKDSRYDSVGVVPYDKVLGKTKLVYWPIEDFRLAE, encoded by the coding sequence ATGGCGAAAAAGAAAAATGAATTGTGGGAATGGACAAAGGCGGTCATAATCGCGGTCATAGCTGCGACACTGATTCGGTATTTCCTCCTGGCACCTATTGTCGTGGACGGTAATTCCATGATGCCGACATTGAAGGACACGGACCGCATGATCATTAACAAAATCTCCTATTCGATCGGTGAACCGAAAAGATTCGATATTATCGTGTTTCATGCTCCAGAGGGCAAGGATTACATAAAGCGGGTCATCGGATTGCCAGGCGAAAAGGTAGAATATAAAAACGATACACTTTATGTGAATGGAAAAGCTTACGCTGAGCCATACTTGGATGAAAATAAAAAGAAATTGATTGATGGCGGTGCTTTGACGGAGCCATTTACATTAAGCGAGGTCATAGGCCGGGAAACGGTTCCTAAGGGCCATCTGTTCGTCTTGGGGGATAATCGCCGGCTAAGCAAGGACAGCCGTTATGATAGCGTAGGCGTCGTTCCTTACGATAAAGTGTTAGGAAAAACTAAATTAGTTTATTGGCCAATCGAAGACTTTCGATTGGCGGAATAG
- the ylqF gene encoding ribosome biogenesis GTPase YlqF, translated as MTIQWFPGHMAKARREVTEKLKLIDIIFELVDARLPASSRNPMIDEIIQHKPRVILLNKADMADPAKTNMWLDYYKSQGKTAIAINSQAGNGLNQITAAAKKLLKEKYDRMESRGIKPRAIRAMIVGIPNVGKSTLINRLAKKNIAKTGNTPGVTKAQQWIKVGKEMELLDTPGILWPKFEDQEVGLKLALTGAIKDTILNLHEVSLYGLRFLEKEYPDRMKSRYNLDEIPQETLELFDAVGKFRGCLASGGFIDYDKTAELVVREIRSEKMGPLTFEVPMDYEEDAITE; from the coding sequence TTGACAATACAGTGGTTCCCTGGCCATATGGCCAAAGCGAGACGGGAAGTAACGGAAAAATTAAAACTGATCGACATCATTTTTGAACTAGTGGATGCCCGTCTTCCGGCATCATCAAGAAATCCAATGATAGATGAGATCATACAGCATAAACCGAGGGTCATCCTTTTGAATAAAGCGGATATGGCTGATCCGGCAAAAACGAACATGTGGCTGGATTATTATAAGTCACAAGGGAAAACGGCCATTGCGATTAACTCGCAGGCAGGGAATGGATTGAACCAGATCACGGCTGCCGCAAAAAAACTTTTGAAAGAGAAGTATGACCGGATGGAGTCAAGGGGAATCAAGCCGCGGGCGATCCGTGCGATGATCGTGGGAATTCCGAACGTTGGGAAATCAACGTTAATCAATCGACTCGCCAAAAAGAACATTGCTAAAACAGGGAATACACCCGGTGTAACCAAAGCGCAGCAGTGGATAAAAGTCGGCAAGGAAATGGAGCTGCTTGACACGCCGGGAATCCTCTGGCCTAAATTCGAGGATCAGGAAGTGGGCTTGAAGCTTGCGTTAACCGGAGCGATCAAGGATACGATTCTAAACCTGCATGAAGTCTCCTTATACGGGCTCCGTTTCTTGGAAAAGGAATATCCGGATAGGATGAAATCACGCTATAACCTTGATGAAATTCCTCAAGAAACGCTCGAACTCTTTGATGCCGTCGGAAAGTTCAGGGGATGTTTAGCTTCTGGTGGGTTCATTGATTATGATAAAACCGCGGAGTTGGTCGTACGTGAAATCCGTTCGGAAAAGATGGGGCCACTTACGTTTGAGGTACCCATGGACTATGAAGAGGATGCCATTACGGAATAA
- a CDS encoding ribonuclease HII: MKTSMSIKDISAKLKAINDPEDLFLQECLDDGRKGVTDLVSKWQRKYEKAQQVKNAFMEMTEFERQLRAQGFSILAGIDEVGRGPLAGPVVTSAVILPESFYLPGLNDSKKIPESKRELFYEMIYKEALSIGVGVVHSDIIDEINIYQATKKAMIAAVNDLSGLPDHLLIDAMELDVPIPQLSLIKGDARSISISAASIIAKVTRDRMMKEYGEKYPEYGFEKHMGYGTSQHLDALDKHGLTPWHRRSFAPVKEIAARMND, encoded by the coding sequence ATGAAAACTTCAATGAGTATAAAAGATATATCTGCAAAATTAAAGGCAATCAACGATCCTGAAGATTTATTTTTGCAAGAATGCTTGGATGACGGCAGAAAGGGAGTCACCGACTTAGTGAGCAAGTGGCAAAGGAAGTATGAAAAAGCGCAGCAGGTGAAGAATGCATTCATGGAAATGACGGAGTTTGAAAGGCAACTTCGAGCACAGGGGTTTTCCATTCTCGCTGGCATCGATGAAGTGGGGAGGGGGCCGCTTGCAGGACCGGTTGTGACGAGTGCGGTCATCTTGCCTGAATCCTTCTATTTGCCAGGGCTGAATGATTCCAAAAAGATTCCGGAGTCCAAGCGGGAACTGTTTTATGAAATGATTTATAAAGAAGCCCTGTCCATTGGGGTCGGTGTTGTACATAGCGATATAATCGATGAAATCAATATATATCAAGCTACGAAAAAGGCCATGATTGCAGCTGTCAACGACCTGTCAGGTCTCCCGGATCACTTGCTGATCGATGCGATGGAACTGGATGTCCCGATTCCGCAGCTTTCGCTCATAAAAGGAGATGCAAGAAGCATTAGCATCTCCGCCGCCTCCATTATAGCGAAAGTGACCCGTGATCGGATGATGAAGGAGTATGGGGAGAAATATCCGGAATACGGTTTCGAAAAGCACATGGGCTACGGGACAAGCCAGCATTTGGACGCACTGGACAAGCACGGGCTAACCCCATGGCACAGGAGGAGTTTTGCGCCTGTCAAGGAAATTGCTGCACGAATGAATGATTAA